A window of the Yersinia rochesterensis genome harbors these coding sequences:
- a CDS encoding heme/hemin ABC transporter substrate-binding protein: MRLRLLSLPFILSLSACFLPLKSFAAERIVTIGGDVTEIAYALGAGGEIVARDSTSLQPQAVQKLPDVGYMRMLNAEGILAMKPTMLLVSELAQPSLALKQVAESGVNVVTVPGQITPESVAAKISAVATALHQPEQGQKLIKDYQQRLAAVSNTPLPVKVLFIMSHGGLTPMAAGQNTAADAMIRAAGGNNAMQGFSRYRPLSQEGVIASAPDLLLVTSDGVRALGGNENIWKLPGIALTPAGKNKRLLVVDDMALLGFGLETPQVLAQLRKGMEQAQ; encoded by the coding sequence ATGAGACTAAGGCTACTGTCACTCCCTTTCATTCTGTCACTGAGCGCCTGTTTTCTGCCGTTAAAATCTTTCGCTGCAGAACGTATCGTCACCATTGGCGGCGATGTCACAGAAATCGCCTACGCACTGGGTGCGGGTGGCGAGATAGTGGCCCGTGACAGTACCAGTCTACAGCCTCAGGCAGTGCAAAAGCTGCCTGATGTCGGTTACATGCGCATGCTTAATGCCGAAGGAATTTTGGCGATGAAGCCGACCATGTTATTGGTCAGCGAATTGGCGCAGCCCTCACTGGCACTGAAGCAGGTCGCGGAGAGTGGTGTTAACGTCGTCACCGTCCCCGGCCAAATTACGCCGGAAAGTGTCGCGGCAAAGATTAGCGCGGTTGCCACGGCGCTTCATCAGCCGGAACAAGGGCAAAAACTGATTAAAGACTATCAGCAACGTTTGGCCGCCGTGAGCAATACGCCACTACCGGTCAAGGTACTGTTTATTATGAGCCATGGCGGCTTAACGCCCATGGCAGCAGGCCAAAATACTGCTGCGGATGCTATGATCCGAGCCGCCGGTGGTAACAATGCTATGCAAGGTTTCAGCCGCTATCGCCCGCTGTCACAAGAGGGCGTTATCGCCAGTGCTCCAGATTTATTGCTGGTCACCAGTGACGGCGTAAGGGCGCTGGGCGGCAATGAAAACATCTGGAAACTGCCCGGTATCGCCTTGACACCTGCGGGCAAAAATAAGCGCCTGTTAGTTGTCGATGATATGGCATTACTGGGCTTTGGACTGGAAACCCCACAAGTGCTGGCGCAACTGCGTAAAGGCATGGAACAAGCGCAATGA
- a CDS encoding hemin-degrading factor, with protein MSNSIYEQYLQAKVDNLGKYARDLATLMNISEAELTHSRVGHDAKRLKADARTLLAALEAVGEVKAITRNTYAVHEQMGRYENQHLNGHAGLILNPRDLDLRLFLNQWASVFTLTEETRHGVRHSIQFFDHQGDALHKVYVTEQTDIPAWEALLAKFITTENPELQLEPLSTPEVTEPTATDETVDAEWRAMTDVHQFFQLLKRNNLTRQQAFRAVGDDLAYRVDNSSLTQLLNTAQQEQNEIMIFVGNRGCVQIFTGMIEKVTPHQNWINVFNKRFTLHLIEDTIAESWITRKPTKDGFVTSLELFAADGTQLAQLYGQRTEGQPEQTQWREQISRLNHKDIAA; from the coding sequence ATGAGCAATTCAATATATGAGCAATATCTACAGGCTAAAGTCGATAATCTTGGCAAATATGCGCGCGATCTCGCCACTCTAATGAATATTTCAGAAGCAGAACTGACCCACAGCCGTGTCGGCCATGATGCCAAACGGCTGAAAGCAGATGCTCGCACGCTGCTGGCTGCATTGGAGGCGGTAGGTGAAGTCAAAGCTATCACCCGCAATACCTATGCCGTGCATGAACAAATGGGCCGTTACGAAAACCAACATCTGAATGGTCACGCCGGTTTGATCCTCAATCCGCGTGATTTAGATTTGCGTCTGTTCCTCAATCAATGGGCTAGTGTATTCACACTGACAGAAGAAACTCGTCATGGTGTGCGCCACAGTATTCAGTTCTTTGACCATCAAGGCGATGCTCTGCATAAAGTGTATGTCACTGAACAGACTGACATTCCTGCTTGGGAAGCGCTACTGGCGAAGTTTATCACCACAGAAAACCCAGAGTTGCAGCTAGAGCCATTGAGCACACCTGAAGTGACTGAACCCACCGCCACTGATGAGACTGTCGATGCCGAATGGCGCGCGATGACTGACGTGCATCAGTTTTTCCAACTGCTCAAGCGCAATAACCTGACCCGCCAGCAAGCATTCCGCGCCGTGGGTGATGACTTGGCTTATCGGGTTGATAACAGCTCACTAACACAACTTTTGAATACTGCTCAACAAGAACAAAACGAAATTATGATTTTCGTGGGTAATCGTGGTTGTGTACAAATTTTCACCGGTATGATTGAGAAAGTCACTCCGCATCAAAATTGGATTAATGTTTTCAACAAGCGCTTCACACTGCATCTGATTGAAGACACCATTGCTGAAAGCTGGATTACCCGCAAACCAACAAAAGACGGTTTTGTCACCAGTTTGGAACTATTTGCTGCAGATGGCACCCAACTTGCACAGCTTTACGGCCAGCGTACTGAAGGGCAACCAGAACAAACCCAATGGCGTGAGCAGATCTCTCGCCTAAATCATAAGGATATTGCCGCATGA
- a CDS encoding TonB-dependent hemoglobin/transferrin/lactoferrin family receptor — protein sequence MPRFTSDRFRWSPLSLAIACTLPFAAQAADPTSTQTNSKRHAADPMVVTATGNERSSFEAPMMVTVIEANTPTSETATSAADMLRNIPGLTVTGSGRVNGQDVTLRGYGKQGVLTLVDGIRQGTDTGHLNSTFLDPALVKRIEVVRGPSALLYGSGALGGVISYETVDAADLLQTGQNTGYRVYSSAATGDHSFGLGASAYGRTDDVDGILSFGTRDIGNIRQSDGFNAPNDETISNVLAKGTWRIDQTQSLSTNLRYYNNNAIEPKNPQTSAASSSNVMTNRSTIQKDAQLKYNIKPLDQEWLNATAQVYYSEVEINARPQGTPEEGRKQTTEGGKLENRTRLFTDSFASHLLTYGTEAYKQEQTPGGATESFPQADIRFGSGWLQDEITLRDLPVSILAGTRYDNYRGSSEGYADVDADKWSSRGALTVTPTDWLMLFGSYAQAFRAPTMGEMYNDSKHFSIPIGGGRYITNFWVPNPNLKPETNETQEYGFGLRFSDLLMAEDDLQFKASYFDTNAKDYIDTKVDMAAMTTTSANIDRAKIWGWDATMSYKTALFNWDLAYNRTRGKNQDTNKWLESINPDTVTSTLDVPVANSGFAVGWIATFADRSQPLSTGKRQPGYGVNDFYVSYKGQEQFKGVTTTVVLGNAFEKEYYAPQGVPQDGRNAKFFVSYQW from the coding sequence ATGCCTCGTTTCACTTCTGACCGTTTCCGTTGGTCCCCACTCAGTTTGGCAATCGCTTGCACACTGCCTTTTGCTGCTCAAGCTGCTGATCCTACATCCACTCAAACCAACAGCAAAAGACATGCCGCCGATCCCATGGTCGTTACCGCGACCGGTAACGAGCGCAGCAGTTTTGAAGCGCCGATGATGGTGACGGTGATTGAAGCCAACACGCCAACCAGTGAAACCGCCACCTCCGCCGCAGACATGCTGCGCAATATTCCGGGGCTGACCGTCACGGGGAGCGGGCGTGTTAACGGGCAAGACGTCACACTACGTGGCTACGGCAAACAAGGCGTCCTTACCTTGGTTGATGGTATTCGCCAAGGGACTGATACCGGCCACCTGAACTCCACTTTCCTCGATCCGGCGCTGGTAAAACGTATTGAAGTGGTGCGTGGCCCATCCGCCTTGCTGTATGGCAGCGGCGCACTGGGCGGGGTAATCTCTTATGAAACTGTCGATGCCGCAGATCTCTTGCAGACGGGCCAAAATACCGGTTATCGAGTTTACAGCTCTGCCGCCACTGGCGATCACAGCTTCGGGCTGGGTGCCAGTGCCTATGGTCGCACCGATGATGTCGATGGTATTCTCTCCTTTGGTACTCGCGATATCGGCAACATTCGTCAGAGTGATGGTTTTAATGCACCGAATGATGAAACCATCAGTAATGTGCTGGCAAAAGGCACCTGGCGCATTGACCAGACTCAGTCATTGAGTACCAATCTGCGCTATTACAACAACAATGCAATAGAGCCAAAAAACCCGCAAACCAGCGCGGCGTCCAGCTCTAACGTCATGACAAATCGCTCGACAATTCAAAAAGATGCTCAGCTTAAATACAACATTAAGCCCCTTGATCAAGAATGGCTGAATGCCACGGCGCAGGTTTACTACTCCGAAGTGGAAATCAATGCGCGGCCACAGGGCACGCCAGAAGAGGGGCGCAAACAAACCACCGAAGGTGGCAAGCTGGAAAACCGCACCCGCCTGTTCACCGATAGCTTCGCCTCACACTTGCTGACTTACGGCACTGAAGCTTACAAACAAGAACAAACGCCGGGTGGCGCGACTGAAAGCTTCCCACAAGCCGATATTCGCTTTGGCTCCGGCTGGCTGCAAGATGAAATCACCCTGCGTGACCTGCCAGTATCCATTTTGGCCGGTACCCGCTATGACAACTATCGCGGTAGCAGTGAAGGCTACGCCGATGTCGATGCCGATAAATGGTCATCACGCGGCGCGCTCACCGTAACACCGACTGATTGGCTGATGCTGTTCGGTTCCTATGCGCAGGCTTTCCGCGCCCCAACCATGGGTGAGATGTACAACGATTCGAAACATTTCTCCATTCCTATCGGCGGCGGAAGATACATCACTAACTTCTGGGTACCGAACCCTAATCTGAAACCAGAAACCAACGAAACCCAGGAATACGGTTTTGGTCTGCGCTTTAGTGACCTGTTGATGGCCGAAGATGACCTGCAATTCAAGGCCAGTTACTTCGATACCAACGCGAAAGATTACATCGATACCAAGGTGGATATGGCCGCCATGACCACCACGTCGGCCAATATCGACAGAGCAAAAATCTGGGGCTGGGATGCCACTATGAGCTACAAAACCGCCCTGTTTAACTGGGATCTGGCCTATAACCGCACCCGAGGTAAAAACCAGGACACCAATAAATGGCTCGAATCCATTAACCCGGATACGGTCACCAGCACCCTAGATGTTCCCGTGGCTAACAGTGGTTTTGCTGTAGGTTGGATTGCCACCTTTGCTGACCGCTCTCAGCCATTAAGCACCGGCAAACGCCAGCCCGGCTATGGCGTTAATGATTTCTATGTCAGCTATAAAGGTCAGGAACAATTTAAAGGCGTGACCACCACGGTGGTGCTGGGTAACGCATTTGAAAAAGAATATTACGCACCGCAAGGCGTGCCGCAGGATGGTCGTAACGCGAAGTTCTTCGTGAGCTACCAGTGGTAA
- the hemP gene encoding hemin uptake protein HemP, giving the protein MIDNAYHIDIGYHCHDGYMDKQLNKTPIRNDEPTTIHPAGSKPLSITSEQLLGEHSVAFIIHQGECYQLRQTKAGKLILTK; this is encoded by the coding sequence ATGATTGATAATGCTTATCATATTGATATTGGTTATCATTGCCATGATGGTTATATGGATAAACAGTTGAACAAAACCCCTATAAGGAACGACGAGCCTACGACCATACATCCCGCGGGCAGTAAGCCGCTGTCTATCACCAGCGAGCAACTGCTGGGAGAACACAGTGTCGCTTTTATTATCCATCAGGGTGAATGTTATCAGCTACGTCAGACCAAGGCTGGAAAACTGATTCTGACTAAATAA
- a CDS encoding helix-turn-helix domain-containing protein gives MTKVKGIAWDTVRADLMSDPEVQAAYEAEERKERLQIMLAEWRRHAGLTRAQVAERMGVTPPTVSRMESNIVKASLDTLVRYAHACGIKHPQITL, from the coding sequence ATGACAAAAGTTAAAGGCATTGCCTGGGATACCGTCAGGGCTGATTTAATGTCTGACCCAGAAGTACAAGCCGCTTATGAAGCCGAAGAGCGTAAAGAGCGTTTACAGATCATGCTGGCAGAATGGCGTCGCCATGCAGGATTAACCCGTGCACAGGTTGCAGAACGAATGGGGGTAACGCCGCCCACTGTTTCTCGCATGGAGTCTAATATCGTTAAAGCGAGCCTTGACACATTGGTCAGGTATGCCCATGCATGCGGTATTAAACATCCTCAGATTACATTATAG
- a CDS encoding type II toxin-antitoxin system RelE/ParE family toxin, translating into MFNVILHDEVPDEIAGLPPVIRAKMIRLIDKLKMNATALREPDSKPVRDGLFELRTMGTDIARGLYVYQKGKNIYLLRVFIKKTQKLPSGEITLAFERLEEMLHDKS; encoded by the coding sequence GTGTTTAATGTAATTTTACATGATGAAGTGCCTGATGAAATAGCAGGTTTACCGCCAGTCATCAGGGCTAAAATGATCCGCCTGATTGATAAGCTTAAAATGAATGCCACGGCATTACGAGAGCCCGACAGCAAACCTGTCAGAGACGGTTTGTTTGAACTCAGAACGATGGGAACCGATATTGCCAGGGGATTGTATGTTTATCAGAAAGGAAAAAATATCTATCTACTGCGCGTGTTCATCAAGAAAACGCAGAAATTACCGTCAGGGGAGATAACCCTCGCGTTTGAGCGATTAGAGGAGATGCTACATGACAAAAGTTAA
- a CDS encoding DUF4942 domain-containing protein: MSTSLSAVIDEPQVLTGHTDVICSTSIERIITVRNTALVHIEALIHQLEDISAITNSIGGGIAKDWAMRQDFRCGSWLMEKTETGMKAITRNLDRSIWRDLMLKSGMLSLMDAQARDQWYRNLEGDNIPAISEANILSTFEQLHQQKDDVFERGVINLFKGLSWHYKTNSPCQFGKKIIMNNLVSCNQWGFTLNHGSRRDQLADLERMLHLLDGKAIPDNRGDVTNRLYEHIRANPHIAKVYEDDYFSIKYFMKGSAHLTFRKPELIDKMNAIVAKHYPGVLPERTAR, encoded by the coding sequence ATGTCTACTTCACTCAGCGCAGTTATCGACGAGCCGCAGGTTCTAACCGGCCACACCGATGTGATTTGCTCCACCAGCATTGAACGTATCATCACCGTGCGTAACACCGCGCTGGTGCACATTGAAGCCCTTATCCACCAACTTGAGGATATTTCAGCAATCACCAACAGCATTGGCGGTGGAATAGCAAAGGACTGGGCCATGCGACAAGATTTCCGCTGCGGCAGCTGGCTCATGGAGAAAACAGAAACGGGCATGAAAGCGATTACCCGCAATCTCGATCGCAGTATATGGCGAGATCTGATGTTGAAATCGGGGATGCTGAGCCTGATGGATGCCCAAGCCCGTGACCAGTGGTACAGGAACCTTGAGGGGGATAATATTCCTGCCATCAGCGAAGCCAACATACTCAGTACCTTTGAGCAACTCCACCAGCAGAAGGACGACGTATTTGAACGCGGGGTCATCAATTTATTCAAAGGATTATCCTGGCACTATAAAACCAACAGTCCATGCCAATTTGGCAAAAAAATAATCATGAACAATCTGGTCAGTTGCAACCAATGGGGCTTTACCCTGAACCACGGTTCCCGGCGAGACCAGTTGGCGGATTTGGAACGCATGTTGCACTTGCTGGACGGTAAAGCGATCCCGGATAACCGGGGCGATGTGACAAACCGGTTGTATGAGCATATTCGTGCCAATCCGCATATAGCGAAAGTTTATGAAGACGATTACTTTTCGATAAAATACTTCATGAAGGGCTCCGCGCACCTGACATTTAGAAAGCCTGAGTTGATTGACAAGATGAATGCTATCGTGGCTAAACATTACCCAGGCGTGCTGCCGGAACGTACAGCCAGGTAA
- a CDS encoding type IV toxin-antitoxin system YeeU family antitoxin has protein sequence MNNHMTTSPTWGLKRDITPRLGARLVQEGTHLHFLSDRAHIVGTFSLEATQALDAAFPALITKLESQLLSGQLDPRRQQCLTVRHGGFVCEADTLGSHGYVYIAVYQKLA, from the coding sequence ATGAATAACCACATGACTACTTCCCCAACATGGGGCCTGAAACGTGATATTACGCCGCGGTTGGGGGCCCGACTGGTTCAGGAGGGAACACACCTGCACTTTCTGAGTGACAGAGCTCACATTGTCGGCACCTTTTCCCTTGAAGCCACTCAGGCTCTTGATGCAGCGTTTCCCGCGCTGATAACCAAACTGGAATCGCAGCTGCTGTCCGGTCAGCTTGACCCTCGCCGTCAGCAGTGCCTTACAGTCCGGCACGGGGGATTTGTCTGTGAAGCGGATACGCTGGGCAGTCACGGTTATGTCTATATCGCGGTGTATCAGAAACTGGCTTGA
- a CDS encoding TA system toxin CbtA family protein, with amino-acid sequence MKPRATPPGALPVPVIYQQLLAFLLEHHYGLSLNNTPYHDEQAIAQQIEQGISVGDTINTLVEKYALVRIGRNGFSALAQDPMLSKGDIARARQAAGLWRAHFPPTLLYPTESLNPIP; translated from the coding sequence ATGAAACCACGTGCCACCCCACCGGGCGCATTGCCCGTACCTGTTATTTATCAACAACTGCTCGCTTTCCTGCTGGAGCACCACTACGGCCTGAGCCTCAACAATACGCCCTATCACGATGAACAGGCGATTGCACAGCAGATAGAACAAGGGATTTCAGTGGGCGACACCATCAACACACTGGTTGAGAAATATGCCTTAGTGCGAATTGGTCGTAACGGGTTCAGCGCACTGGCACAAGACCCGATGCTGAGTAAGGGCGATATCGCCCGTGCTCGCCAGGCCGCAGGTCTGTGGCGTGCGCATTTTCCGCCAACGTTGCTGTACCCAACCGAGTCCCTCAATCCTATTCCATAG
- a CDS encoding DUF5983 family protein → MLTTIQQTYILTLRGLQCSTAHITEGDNTLLYRISHCQVAFGDGEWIHFTGTGYLIRLNAWNHPVLRLRQLGLSKACRCLVTTLMKRHGLTYLHIDALGDVLPGFATFDW, encoded by the coding sequence ATGTTAACGACAATACAACAAACCTACATCCTGACCCTTCGCGGTCTGCAATGCAGTACCGCACATATCACCGAGGGTGACAATACGCTGCTGTACCGGATATCCCATTGTCAGGTGGCATTCGGCGATGGCGAATGGATCCATTTTACCGGCACAGGCTATCTGATTCGACTTAATGCCTGGAACCACCCGGTATTGCGACTCAGACAGTTGGGCCTCTCCAAAGCCTGCCGCTGTCTGGTCACCACATTGATGAAACGTCATGGGCTAACCTACCTGCATATTGATGCTCTGGGTGATGTGTTGCCCGGTTTCGCCACGTTCGACTGGTGA
- the radC gene encoding RadC family protein, whose product MRASLPTLPFAQQQIISQALAILETQLRHRPYTLTSPEAVKAWLQLHLRPQGRECFMVLFLDNRHRLMASETVSVGTFNATTVYPREVVIRALHHRCAAVVIAHNHPAGDPTPSQADRTLTARLVNALNMVDIRVLDHLIIGESEPVSLAELGWLPC is encoded by the coding sequence ATGCGTGCTTCACTCCCCACTTTGCCTTTTGCCCAGCAACAGATTATCAGCCAGGCTCTGGCGATACTGGAAACCCAACTCCGACACCGGCCCTACACCTTGACCTCACCCGAGGCAGTGAAAGCCTGGCTGCAACTCCATCTTCGCCCTCAGGGGCGGGAGTGTTTTATGGTGCTCTTTTTGGACAACCGCCACCGCTTGATGGCCAGTGAAACCGTTTCTGTCGGCACCTTTAATGCCACCACAGTTTACCCCCGCGAAGTCGTTATTCGGGCACTGCACCACCGCTGTGCTGCCGTTGTCATCGCCCACAATCATCCGGCCGGAGACCCCACTCCGAGCCAGGCTGACCGCACACTGACTGCCCGGCTGGTTAATGCGCTGAACATGGTCGACATTCGCGTACTGGACCACCTGATTATCGGTGAGAGCGAGCCGGTTTCGTTAGCCGAGTTGGGGTGGCTGCCATGTTAA
- a CDS encoding antirestriction protein, translated as MNTQINTDTNTLTATLVSDAQRIHFWPKHFGQVPKWALIEPQVFRWLDRLCDDYLGDFWDFYTLPNGGAFMVPGTEQDYVLFNALNGNGATVSREAAGITACLMTYSHHACHTESEAMTDHFYRLREYALQHPESQAIFDLID; from the coding sequence ATGAATACGCAAATCAATACAGATACAAACACACTCACAGCCACCCTAGTTTCTGATGCGCAACGCATCCATTTCTGGCCAAAACACTTTGGTCAGGTACCCAAATGGGCGTTGATTGAACCGCAGGTTTTTCGTTGGCTGGACCGGTTGTGTGACGACTACCTCGGCGACTTTTGGGACTTCTACACCTTGCCCAACGGCGGGGCATTTATGGTCCCAGGCACGGAGCAAGACTATGTGTTGTTTAACGCGCTCAATGGTAATGGTGCCACTGTCAGCCGTGAAGCGGCGGGTATCACCGCCTGTCTGATGACCTACAGCCACCATGCCTGCCACACCGAGAGTGAGGCCATGACAGACCACTTTTACCGATTGCGCGAATATGCCTTACAACACCCTGAAAGCCAGGCCATTTTTGACTTGATTGACTGA
- a CDS encoding DUF932 domain-containing protein: MTRLASRFGRVNSVRRDRPLTHDELAYYVPSVFGEDKHVSRSARYTYIPTITLLDKLREEGFVPFFACQTRVRDPEKRDYTKHMLRLRRVTQIAGQQVPEIIMLNSHDGSSSHQLIPGMFRAVCANGLICGESFGDIRVPHKGDIVDKVIEGAYEVLGIFDRVAEQREGMQALTLPTAAQHALAHAALTYRYGEEHHPVTESQILMPRRWEDKKDDLWTTFQRLQENLSKGGLSGRSAKGKRAQTRAVNGIDGDIKLNRALWVMAERLKQVMS, from the coding sequence ATGACCCGTTTAGCCTCCCGCTTTGGCCGGGTGAACTCTGTTCGCCGCGACCGCCCTCTGACCCATGATGAACTGGCCTACTATGTCCCCAGCGTCTTTGGCGAAGACAAGCATGTCTCCCGCAGTGCCCGATACACGTATATTCCCACTATTACCTTATTGGATAAATTGCGCGAAGAAGGGTTTGTGCCGTTCTTTGCCTGCCAGACCCGGGTACGGGACCCCGAGAAACGTGATTACACTAAACACATGCTGCGCTTGCGGCGCGTCACTCAGATAGCCGGTCAACAAGTGCCTGAAATTATTATGTTAAACAGCCACGATGGCAGCAGTAGCCACCAATTAATCCCCGGCATGTTTCGTGCCGTCTGTGCGAACGGTTTAATCTGTGGTGAGTCTTTTGGCGATATTCGTGTGCCACACAAAGGCGATATAGTGGATAAAGTGATTGAAGGCGCGTATGAAGTGCTGGGGATTTTTGACCGGGTAGCAGAACAACGTGAAGGCATGCAGGCCCTGACTCTGCCCACGGCAGCGCAGCATGCACTGGCCCATGCTGCACTGACCTACCGTTACGGTGAGGAGCACCATCCCGTCACGGAGTCCCAAATCCTGATGCCTCGACGTTGGGAAGATAAAAAAGATGACTTGTGGACAACGTTTCAAAGGCTGCAAGAAAATCTGAGCAAAGGGGGATTATCGGGTCGCAGCGCCAAAGGCAAACGGGCACAAACCCGCGCAGTTAATGGGATTGATGGCGATATCAAGCTGAACCGCGCATTGTGGGTGATGGCTGAGCGATTAAAGCAGGTCATGAGTTGA
- a CDS encoding IrmA family protein, whose product MSRFTKALPVIAGLMLCHLSSAYADEQRYISIRNTDTIWTPGNICVYQFRLDNGGSGVGFGQLAVSLRLKDNAGNTLATGTMEVAPFGDSDATRSQEAFLEHECVENVSAVEIMKATEERSGYKSDLPLSVFDPQYYQPLPISVVGNKSS is encoded by the coding sequence ATGAGCCGATTTACTAAAGCTTTACCTGTCATCGCCGGTTTAATGCTGTGCCATCTGTCATCCGCTTATGCTGATGAACAACGTTATATCAGCATCCGCAACACCGATACAATTTGGACTCCCGGTAATATCTGTGTATATCAGTTCCGCCTGGATAATGGCGGCAGCGGTGTGGGATTCGGCCAACTCGCTGTTTCACTGCGGTTGAAAGATAACGCAGGCAACACTCTGGCTACGGGCACAATGGAGGTCGCCCCCTTTGGTGACAGTGATGCGACCCGCTCTCAGGAAGCATTTTTGGAACATGAATGTGTCGAAAACGTCAGTGCTGTTGAAATCATGAAGGCGACTGAAGAGCGCAGCGGCTATAAATCTGACCTGCCACTGTCTGTATTCGACCCACAATATTACCAGCCACTGCCGATTTCGGTTGTCGGAAACAAGTCATCGTAA
- a CDS encoding YfjS/YafY family lipoprotein, whose translation MSKDYQKVTVALILGLSALLSGCDNKDNAEVKAIAGFKDLTAPRFTDVISTQADIDNQWVKKDAFGTPQYTVIKTRKSPEGCKKGNYYYLADMREKTVQPLMASLCLADNITLSFREETDRYTGEKYVVYSHDGKEMGKVYLPQNQERHQ comes from the coding sequence ATGAGTAAGGATTATCAGAAGGTTACAGTAGCATTGATTCTGGGACTGTCTGCGCTGCTCTCCGGCTGTGATAACAAAGACAATGCCGAAGTGAAAGCCATTGCCGGGTTTAAAGACCTGACGGCACCCCGCTTTACTGATGTAATATCAACACAAGCGGACATTGATAATCAGTGGGTGAAGAAAGACGCTTTTGGAACGCCGCAATACACGGTGATTAAAACCCGCAAATCGCCGGAAGGATGTAAGAAGGGGAATTATTACTATCTTGCCGATATGCGAGAAAAGACGGTTCAGCCGCTGATGGCATCTCTGTGTCTCGCAGACAACATCACCTTGAGCTTTCGCGAGGAAACAGACCGCTATACCGGTGAGAAATATGTCGTCTACTCTCACGACGGCAAGGAAATGGGCAAAGTTTATTTGCCTCAAAATCAGGAGCGCCACCAATGA